In the genome of Streptococcus oralis, one region contains:
- a CDS encoding branched-chain amino acid ABC transporter permease: protein MKTNLKVNILWLFLLLAVYGLISVLVSAGVLNLFHVQILEQIGINIILAVGLNLIVGFSGQFSLGHAGFMAIGAYAAAIIGSKSPTYGAFFGAMVFGALISGAVALLVGIPTLRLKGDYLAVATLGVSEIIRIFIINGGSLTNGAAGILGIPNFTNWQMVYLFVIITTIATLNFLRSPIGRSTLSVREDEIAAESVGVNTTKIKIIAFVFGAITASIAGSLQAGFIGSVVPKDYTFINSINVLIIVVFGGLGSITGTIVSAIVLGILNMLLQDVASVRMIIYALALVLVMIFRPGGLLGTWELSLSRFFKKSKKEGQN, encoded by the coding sequence ATGAAGACAAATCTTAAAGTAAATATTCTCTGGTTATTCCTTCTGTTAGCAGTTTATGGGCTGATCAGTGTACTGGTTTCTGCTGGTGTTCTTAATCTATTCCATGTCCAAATTTTAGAACAAATTGGGATTAATATCATCCTTGCTGTAGGTTTGAACCTAATCGTTGGTTTTTCAGGACAATTCTCACTCGGTCATGCAGGTTTTATGGCGATTGGAGCTTATGCAGCAGCGATTATTGGTTCAAAATCACCAACCTATGGTGCCTTCTTTGGAGCAATGGTCTTTGGGGCCTTGATTTCTGGTGCAGTCGCTTTGCTCGTTGGGATTCCAACACTCCGTTTGAAGGGTGACTACCTGGCTGTTGCAACACTAGGTGTTTCAGAAATCATTCGTATCTTTATCATTAATGGTGGAAGTTTGACCAACGGTGCTGCTGGTATCTTGGGTATTCCAAACTTTACCAACTGGCAGATGGTTTATCTTTTTGTAATTATCACAACTATTGCAACTCTCAACTTCTTACGTAGTCCAATTGGACGTTCTACTCTATCTGTTCGTGAGGATGAGATTGCTGCAGAGTCCGTTGGGGTGAACACTACAAAGATCAAGATTATCGCTTTTGTCTTTGGTGCCATTACAGCAAGTATTGCTGGCTCACTTCAGGCTGGTTTTATCGGATCTGTTGTCCCAAAAGATTACACCTTTATTAATTCCATCAACGTGTTGATTATCGTTGTATTTGGTGGACTTGGATCCATTACTGGTACAATCGTTTCAGCGATTGTTTTAGGAATTTTAAATATGCTCCTTCAGGATGTAGCAAGCGTACGTATGATTATCTACGCTTTGGCTCTTGTATTGGTCATGATTTTCAGACCAGGTGGACTTCTTGGGACATGGGAATTAAGTCTATCACGTTTCTTTAAAAAATCGAAGAAGGAGGGACAAAACTAA
- a CDS encoding branched-chain amino acid ABC transporter permease encodes MLQQLVNGLILGSVYALLALGYTMVYGIIKLINFAHGDIYMMGAFIGYFLINSFQMNFFLALIISMVGTALLGVVIEFLAYRPLRHSTRIAVLITAIGVSFLLEYGMVYLVGANTRAFPQAIQTVRYDLGPISLTNVQLMILAVSLFLMILLQVIVQKTKMGKAMRAVSVDSDAAQLMGINVNRTISFTFALGSALAGAAGVLIALYYNSLEPLMGVTPGLKSFVAAVLGGIGIIPGAALGGFVIGLLETFATAFGMSDFRDAIVYGILLLILIVRPAGILGKNVKEKV; translated from the coding sequence ATGCTCCAACAACTTGTGAATGGTTTAATTCTGGGTAGTGTTTATGCACTTTTGGCCCTGGGTTATACCATGGTTTATGGAATTATCAAACTCATCAACTTCGCCCACGGTGATATTTATATGATGGGAGCCTTTATTGGTTACTTTTTGATTAATTCTTTCCAAATGAATTTCTTTTTAGCTTTGATTATTTCAATGGTAGGAACCGCACTGCTTGGTGTTGTGATTGAATTTCTTGCCTACCGTCCTTTGCGACACTCTACACGTATTGCTGTATTGATTACTGCCATCGGAGTGTCTTTCCTACTGGAATATGGAATGGTCTACTTGGTCGGTGCCAATACTCGCGCCTTTCCTCAAGCCATTCAAACAGTTCGCTATGATTTGGGGCCAATCAGCTTGACAAACGTCCAGTTAATGATTTTAGCAGTTTCCTTATTCCTGATGATTTTATTGCAAGTGATTGTTCAAAAAACAAAAATGGGGAAAGCCATGCGTGCGGTATCAGTTGATAGTGATGCAGCTCAATTGATGGGAATTAACGTAAATCGTACAATCAGCTTTACCTTTGCTTTGGGTTCAGCCCTTGCTGGTGCAGCAGGTGTCCTCATCGCCCTTTACTATAACTCTCTTGAACCTTTGATGGGTGTGACTCCAGGTCTGAAATCATTCGTTGCGGCCGTTCTTGGTGGTATCGGGATTATTCCTGGTGCAGCTCTAGGGGGATTTGTGATTGGCTTGTTGGAAACTTTTGCAACTGCCTTCGGTATGTCTGATTTCCGTGATGCTATCGTATATGGAATCTTACTTTTGATTCTGATTGTTCGTCCTGCAGGTATCCTCGGCAAGAATGTGAAAGAGAAGGTGTAA
- a CDS encoding ABC transporter substrate-binding protein yields the protein MKKKFALSFVALASVALLAACGEVKSGASNTTGNPVDEKTIKIGFNFEETGAVAAYGTSEQKGAQLAVDEINAAGGIDGKQIEVVDKDNKSETAEAASVTTNLVTQSKVAAIVGPATSGATAAAVANATQAGVPLISPSATQDGLTKGQEYLFIGTFQDSFQGKIISNYVTNKLNAKKVVLYTDNASDYAKGIAKSFREAYKGEIVADETFVAGDTDFQAALTKMKGKEFDAIVVPGYYTEAGKIVNQARGMGIDKPIIGGDGFNGEEFVQQATAERASNIYFISGFSTTVDVSAKAKAFLEAYRAKYNEEPSTFSALAYDSVYLVANAAKGAKNSGEIKDNLAKTKDFDGVTGQTSFDADHNTVKTAYMMTMNNGKVEEAEVVKP from the coding sequence ATGAAGAAAAAATTTGCCCTATCTTTTGTGGCTCTTGCTAGCGTAGCTCTTCTCGCTGCCTGTGGAGAGGTCAAGTCAGGAGCGTCAAATACAACTGGTAACCCAGTAGACGAAAAGACTATCAAAATCGGTTTTAACTTTGAAGAAACAGGTGCTGTAGCTGCCTATGGTACTTCTGAACAAAAAGGTGCTCAACTTGCTGTTGATGAAATCAATGCTGCAGGTGGTATTGATGGAAAACAAATCGAAGTTGTAGACAAAGACAACAAATCTGAAACTGCTGAAGCAGCTTCTGTTACAACAAACCTTGTTACCCAATCAAAAGTAGCAGCTATTGTAGGACCTGCGACATCTGGTGCAACTGCTGCAGCTGTAGCCAACGCTACTCAAGCAGGAGTGCCATTGATCTCACCAAGTGCGACTCAAGATGGATTGACCAAAGGTCAAGAATATCTATTTATCGGAACTTTCCAAGATAGCTTCCAAGGGAAGATTATTTCAAACTATGTGACAAACAAATTGAACGCTAAGAAGGTTGTTCTTTATACGGACAATGCTAGTGACTATGCTAAAGGTATTGCTAAATCTTTCCGCGAAGCCTACAAGGGTGAGATTGTAGCAGATGAAACGTTTGTGGCAGGTGATACAGACTTCCAAGCAGCCCTTACTAAAATGAAAGGGAAAGAGTTTGACGCTATCGTTGTTCCAGGTTACTACACAGAAGCAGGTAAAATTGTAAACCAAGCTCGTGGAATGGGAATTGATAAACCAATCATTGGTGGTGATGGATTTAACGGTGAAGAATTTGTTCAACAAGCAACTGCTGAAAGAGCATCAAACATTTACTTCATCTCTGGATTCTCAACCACAGTTGATGTTTCTGCAAAAGCTAAAGCTTTCCTTGAAGCATACCGCGCAAAATACAACGAAGAGCCTTCAACATTCTCAGCTTTGGCCTATGACTCAGTTTACCTAGTAGCAAATGCTGCAAAAGGTGCTAAAAACTCAGGTGAAATCAAGGACAACCTTGCTAAAACCAAAGATTTTGATGGTGTAACTGGTCAAACAAGCTTTGATGCTGACCACAATACAGTAAAAACTGCTTACATGATGACCATGAACAACGGTAAAGTTGAAGAAGCAGAAGTTGTAAAACCATAA
- a CDS encoding YlbG family protein yields the protein MFEKVNRSGLIIYLYYNRDAKKLQEYGDICYHSKKHRYLQLYVPTEELDDLVERLGKERFIKKIRRCHIQELETPFVGNLYRTEENVII from the coding sequence ATGTTTGAAAAGGTCAATCGTTCAGGATTAATCATCTATCTTTACTATAATCGAGATGCAAAAAAACTTCAGGAATACGGTGACATCTGTTACCATTCTAAGAAGCATCGTTACTTGCAGCTCTATGTTCCAACTGAGGAGCTAGATGACTTAGTTGAGAGATTAGGTAAGGAAAGATTTATCAAAAAAATAAGACGTTGCCACATTCAAGAGTTAGAAACTCCCTTTGTTGGCAATCTCTATCGCACCGAGGAAAACGTTATCATTTAA
- the clpP gene encoding ATP-dependent Clp protease proteolytic subunit ClpP — MIPVVIEQTSRGERSYDIYSRLLKDRIIMLTGPVEDNMANSVIAQLLFLDAQDSTKDIYLYVNTPGGSVSAGLAIVDTMNFIKADVQTIVMGMAASMGTVIASSGAKGKRFMLPNAEYMIHQPMGGTGGGTQQTDMAIAAEHLLKTRKTLEQILADNSGKSVEQIHADAERDYWMSAQETLEYGFIDEIMANNSLS, encoded by the coding sequence ATGATTCCTGTAGTTATTGAACAAACAAGCCGTGGAGAACGTTCCTATGACATTTACTCTCGTCTTCTGAAAGACCGCATCATCATGCTAACTGGGCCAGTCGAAGATAATATGGCCAACTCAGTTATTGCCCAGTTGCTCTTCTTGGATGCCCAAGACAGCACAAAAGATATTTACCTTTATGTCAACACACCTGGAGGTTCTGTTTCGGCTGGTTTGGCAATCGTTGATACCATGAACTTTATCAAGGCAGATGTCCAAACAATCGTTATGGGAATGGCTGCATCCATGGGGACTGTCATTGCATCAAGTGGCGCAAAAGGCAAACGTTTCATGCTTCCAAATGCGGAGTACATGATTCACCAACCAATGGGTGGTACAGGTGGTGGTACCCAACAAACAGATATGGCAATCGCTGCAGAACACTTGCTCAAAACTCGTAAGACTTTGGAGCAAATCCTTGCAGATAACTCAGGTAAATCAGTTGAGCAAATTCATGCAGATGCAGAACGTGATTACTGGATGAGTGCCCAAGAAACGCTCGAATATGGCTTCATTGATGAAATCATGGCTAACAATTCTTTGAGCTAA
- the upp gene encoding uracil phosphoribosyltransferase has product MGKIEVINHPLIQHKLSILRRTDTSTKAFRELVDEIAMLMGYEVLRDLPLEDVEIETPITKTVQKQLAGKKLAIVPILRAGIGMVDGLLSLVPAAKVGHIGMYRDEETLQPVEYLVKLPEDIDQRQIFVVDPMLATGGSAILAVDSLKKRGASNIKFVCLVAAPEGVKALQAAHPDVEIFTAALDEHLNEHGYIVPGLGDAGDRLFGTK; this is encoded by the coding sequence ATGGGAAAAATTGAAGTCATTAATCATCCACTCATTCAACACAAATTGTCAATCTTGCGTCGTACAGACACTTCTACAAAAGCTTTTCGTGAGCTAGTAGATGAGATTGCAATGTTGATGGGGTATGAAGTGCTTCGTGATCTTCCACTTGAAGACGTGGAAATCGAAACACCTATCACAAAGACCGTTCAAAAACAATTGGCTGGTAAAAAATTGGCGATTGTCCCAATCTTGCGTGCAGGTATCGGGATGGTAGATGGGCTCTTGAGCTTGGTTCCAGCAGCAAAAGTTGGTCATATCGGTATGTACCGTGATGAAGAAACCCTTCAACCAGTTGAATACTTGGTGAAATTACCTGAGGATATTGACCAACGTCAAATCTTTGTCGTCGATCCAATGCTTGCAACAGGTGGATCAGCTATCTTGGCTGTTGACTCGCTTAAAAAACGTGGCGCATCAAATATCAAGTTTGTCTGCCTAGTAGCTGCTCCAGAAGGAGTGAAAGCTCTTCAAGCAGCTCACCCAGATGTCGAAATCTTTACAGCAGCTCTGGACGAACACTTGAATGAACATGGCTATATTGTTCCAGGTCTCGGAGATGCGGGAGACCGCTTGTTCGGTACGAAATAA
- a CDS encoding deoxycytidylate deaminase, translated as MTEKRLAWDEYFAAQALLIANRSTCKRAKVGAVLVKDNKVISTGYNGSVSGTEHCIDHECLVIERHCVRTLHAEVNAILQGAERGVPRGFTAYVTHFPCLNCTKQLLQVGCKRVVYINQYRMDDYAQYLYHEKGTELTHLPLETVQTALQEADLI; from the coding sequence ATGACAGAAAAAAGACTGGCTTGGGATGAGTATTTTGCAGCCCAGGCCTTACTGATTGCCAATCGTTCGACCTGTAAACGTGCCAAAGTGGGAGCTGTGCTCGTTAAGGATAATAAGGTCATTTCAACAGGTTACAATGGTTCTGTATCTGGAACGGAGCACTGTATTGACCACGAATGTCTAGTCATTGAAAGACACTGTGTCCGAACCCTTCACGCCGAGGTCAATGCCATCTTGCAAGGAGCTGAACGAGGGGTTCCCAGAGGATTTACAGCCTATGTGACTCATTTCCCTTGTCTGAACTGCACCAAACAACTGCTACAAGTTGGTTGCAAGCGCGTGGTTTATATCAACCAGTACCGAATGGATGACTATGCCCAGTACCTTTATCACGAAAAAGGCACTGAGTTGACCCATTTACCATTAGAGACTGTTCAGACAGCTCTCCAAGAGGCAGATTTGATTTAG
- a CDS encoding TetR/AcrR family transcriptional regulator, which translates to MSERKISEKSLENLRKSNQESNFLTREAIETALLQLLEKKDLAKISISELVKRAGVSRAAFYRNYDSKEAILESVFKRSVHNIMEQLSHYDVKTDLYLVWVHLFRAAKKEAKVIQLALDYHLEKIFVQAMQEFLEKYHGKSKGVSSYLHSFWSSAIVSVLLKWIKDGMKVPAEKIADLRLPFFKK; encoded by the coding sequence ATGTCTGAACGTAAAATATCTGAAAAATCTCTTGAAAATCTCAGAAAATCCAATCAAGAATCCAATTTTTTGACCAGAGAAGCAATTGAAACAGCGCTTTTGCAACTTCTAGAGAAAAAAGACTTGGCTAAGATCAGTATTTCAGAGTTGGTCAAGCGTGCGGGTGTCTCACGCGCTGCCTTTTATCGCAATTATGATTCTAAAGAAGCAATTTTAGAAAGTGTTTTTAAACGCAGTGTTCATAATATAATGGAACAGTTGAGCCACTACGATGTCAAAACCGACCTTTATCTAGTCTGGGTTCACCTTTTCCGCGCAGCCAAGAAAGAAGCCAAGGTTATCCAACTTGCTCTGGACTACCACTTGGAAAAGATTTTTGTCCAAGCTATGCAGGAATTTCTGGAAAAATACCACGGAAAATCAAAAGGTGTCAGCAGTTACCTTCATTCCTTTTGGAGTTCTGCGATCGTATCAGTTCTGCTCAAATGGATCAAGGATGGAATGAAGGTTCCAGCTGAAAAGATTGCGGATTTACGCTTGCCATTTTTCAAAAAATAG